The proteins below are encoded in one region of Campylobacter helveticus:
- a CDS encoding HP0268 family nuclease: MDLKLARNLISDKPKNISLDKIEDAVEKEGQKFFYFDKENSHKQLIALVEHFEKKGLNVYHRIVKYGLDEQDYMYEVHIL; the protein is encoded by the coding sequence ATGGACTTAAAATTAGCAAGAAATTTAATCAGCGACAAGCCTAAAAATATAAGCTTGGATAAGATTGAAGATGCGGTGGAGAAAGAGGGGCAGAAATTTTTTTATTTCGATAAAGAAAATTCACATAAACAACTTATCGCTTTGGTTGAGCATTTTGAAAAAAAAGGCTTAAATGTTTATCATAGGATAGTCAAATACGGACTTGATGAGCAAGATTATATGTATGAGGTGCATATTCTTTGA
- the nusA gene encoding transcription termination factor NusA, giving the protein MEKIADIIESIANEKNLELESVKEKVITALINTAKKIYGEEYEFFVDKKTLSLYQKILVVADDDERLGENKESFIAISKAKKEAADVEIGDELTYECSLENLGRTAVNTLHKELEYHIQKLLEQTIFEKYKNKVGQMVFGSVVRVDNEENTFIEIDELRAFLPRKNRIKGEKFKVGDVVKAVIRRVYTDKGIKMELSRTSPKFLECLLEAEVPEIKDGLVSVVGCARIPGERAKIILQANGANIDPVGATVGVKGVRINAVSKELHNENIDCIEYSSENEILIARALAPAIINSVKIEDKKAIVSLNSEQKSKAIGKSGINIRLTSMLSGFEIELNELGAKTMSNEEAMKNLQDLFKI; this is encoded by the coding sequence ATGGAAAAAATAGCAGACATCATAGAGTCCATAGCTAATGAAAAAAATTTAGAGCTTGAGAGCGTGAAAGAGAAGGTCATCACCGCACTTATCAATACGGCAAAAAAAATTTATGGCGAAGAATATGAATTTTTTGTCGATAAAAAAACACTTAGCTTATATCAAAAAATTCTAGTTGTAGCGGACGATGATGAAAGACTAGGTGAAAATAAAGAAAGTTTTATCGCTATCTCTAAAGCCAAAAAAGAGGCAGCGGATGTTGAAATAGGCGATGAGCTAACTTATGAATGTTCTTTAGAAAATTTAGGACGCACAGCGGTGAATACCTTACATAAAGAATTAGAATATCATATCCAAAAGCTTTTAGAACAAACCATTTTTGAAAAATATAAGAATAAAGTCGGTCAAATGGTCTTTGGAAGTGTGGTGCGTGTGGATAATGAGGAAAATACTTTCATAGAAATTGACGAGCTAAGAGCCTTTTTGCCGCGTAAAAATCGCATTAAAGGAGAAAAATTTAAGGTTGGAGATGTCGTAAAAGCTGTGATTCGCCGTGTTTATACAGATAAGGGCATTAAAATGGAGCTTAGTCGCACCAGTCCTAAATTTTTGGAATGTTTGCTTGAGGCTGAAGTGCCTGAAATAAAAGATGGGCTTGTCAGTGTCGTTGGCTGTGCGAGAATTCCAGGCGAAAGAGCAAAAATAATTCTCCAAGCAAATGGAGCAAATATCGACCCAGTCGGTGCAACTGTGGGCGTTAAAGGCGTGAGGATTAATGCGGTTAGCAAGGAGCTTCATAATGAAAATATCGATTGTATAGAATATTCAAGTGAAAATGAAATTTTAATCGCCCGCGCCTTAGCTCCAGCGATAATTAACTCTGTCAAAATCGAAGATAAAAAAGCCATAGTTAGCTTAAATAGCGAACAAAAAAGCAAAGCCATAGGAAAAAGCGGGATTAATATACGCCTCACTTCAATGCTAAGTGGTTTTGAGATAGAGCTTAATGAGCTTGGTGCTAAAACGATGAGTAATGAAGAAGCGATGAAAAATTTACAAGATTTATTTAAAATTTAA
- a CDS encoding site-specific DNA-methyltransferase produces the protein MIKYFEKDEKLSFDNGGVMHRLIIGDNYPALLNLLITHRNKIKVIYMDPPYSKDTMGKYAQTNYDNAITRDNLLSMLFTRLSLAKELLREDGVIFCSIDDRNQAYVKGLFDEVFGEGNFIFCASRLMKKGGKSTATIAKNHDYIICYAKDINYMEDFCLDERDSKKFILEDEHIDERGRYALTQTLDYGSLQYSKNMDYPIEISGKTFYAGTSYDKFLERQNGKHGTTDWVWRWSKSAVEWGLENGFIVVKNNRIYTKSYEKCRKKNGKNEIEFLEGKAYTTLSFLENENSNDNGKKELDSILAEGNSNAPFKNPKPSTLIKNLLKMVSSYNNNIDSKAILTNGGGGGGNSPHSLNYEPEIILDFFAGSGTTAHAVMELNREDGGKRQCILVTNNEITELNPNGIAHDVTVKRLKRIMSGECYDGSKNFKWCEKNEPYKDSLEVLNIKEIADNDEEIFKEIDERLYGKNFSNIHDKIEWVCENFEKTCVREKEKEEND, from the coding sequence ATGATTAAATATTTTGAAAAAGATGAAAAGCTTAGTTTTGATAATGGTGGCGTAATGCACCGCCTCATCATAGGCGATAACTACCCAGCCCTTTTAAACCTACTCATCACGCATAGAAATAAGATAAAGGTTATTTATATGGACCCACCTTATAGTAAAGATACTATGGGAAAATACGCTCAAACAAATTATGATAATGCTATCACAAGGGATAATCTACTTTCTATGCTTTTTACAAGACTAAGCCTTGCAAAAGAGCTTTTGCGTGAGGACGGCGTGATATTTTGTAGCATTGATGATAGGAATCAAGCCTATGTCAAGGGGCTTTTTGATGAAGTGTTTGGGGAGGGAAATTTTATTTTTTGTGCTTCAAGACTTATGAAAAAGGGTGGGAAAAGCACTGCAACAATCGCAAAAAATCACGATTATATAATTTGCTATGCAAAAGATATAAATTATATGGAAGATTTTTGTTTAGATGAAAGGGATTCTAAAAAATTTATTTTAGAAGATGAGCATATTGATGAGCGGGGCAGATATGCTTTAACACAAACATTAGATTATGGTTCTTTGCAGTATTCTAAAAATATGGATTATCCTATTGAGATAAGTGGCAAAACTTTTTATGCTGGAACAAGTTATGATAAATTTTTAGAGCGACAAAACGGAAAACACGGAACAACCGATTGGGTATGGCGTTGGTCTAAATCCGCTGTTGAGTGGGGATTAGAAAATGGTTTTATTGTTGTAAAAAACAATAGAATCTATACAAAATCTTATGAAAAATGTCGCAAAAAAAACGGAAAAAATGAAATTGAATTTTTAGAAGGAAAAGCATATACGACACTTTCTTTTTTAGAAAATGAAAACTCAAACGATAATGGGAAAAAGGAATTAGATTCTATTTTAGCAGAGGGAAATTCTAACGCACCATTTAAGAATCCAAAACCTAGCACACTTATCAAAAACTTATTAAAAATGGTTTCATCATACAATAATAACATAGATTCTAAAGCTATCCTCACAAATGGGGGGGGGGGGGGGGGAAACTCTCCGCATAGCCTAAACTACGAGCCTGAAATCATCTTAGACTTTTTTGCTGGAAGTGGCACCACAGCCCACGCCGTTATGGAGCTTAATCGCGAGGACGGAGGAAAGCGCCAATGTATCTTAGTAACAAATAATGAAATCACAGAGCTTAATCCAAACGGCATAGCCCACGATGTAACCGTAAAACGCCTAAAGCGTATAATGAGTGGGGAATGCTATGACGGAAGTAAAAATTTCAAATGGTGCGAAAAAAATGAACCTTATAAAGATAGCCTTGAAGTGCTAAACATAAAAGAAATAGCCGACAATGATGAAGAAATTTTTAAAGAGATAGATGAAAGGCTTTATGGTAAAAACTTTTCTAATATCCACGATAAAATAGAATGGGTTTGTGAAAATTTTGAAAAAACTTGCGTGAGAGAAAAAGAAAAGGAAGAAAATGACTAA
- the pdxA gene encoding 4-hydroxythreonine-4-phosphate dehydrogenase gives MNLAVSIGDLNGISLELVLKTHKKLSQICTLYYFLHESLLRQGLKLLKKKELELNLVEFSHADVSEFKEVRKSGRLKIFSFKTPLSLKLNTNFSLSAGKIDAKSGAYSFLSFEAACAFTYQKNASALITLPIHKKAWNLAGISFKGHTDALRHFYHKNAIMMLGCEELFVGLFSEHIPLKEVSKRIKLKPLRQFLIDFSKESGFDKIGVLGFNPHAGDFGAIGGEEEKIIEKAIKGANLYLKKEIYLPQVLVADSAFTPNSLKNCSRLVAMYHDVALAPLKALYFEKSVNVSLNLPIIRTSVDHGTAFDRAYKNAKISTKSYEEAIKIAINLAQKKTKS, from the coding sequence ATGAATTTAGCCGTTAGCATAGGCGATTTAAATGGCATAAGTTTAGAACTTGTGCTTAAAACCCATAAAAAGCTTAGTCAAATTTGCACCCTTTATTATTTTCTACACGAAAGTCTTTTAAGACAAGGTTTAAAGCTTTTAAAAAAGAAAGAGTTGGAGCTAAATTTAGTCGAGTTTAGCCACGCTGATGTGAGTGAATTTAAAGAAGTAAGAAAAAGTGGAAGGTTAAAAATTTTTTCTTTTAAAACTCCACTTTCCTTAAAGCTTAATACAAATTTTTCACTGAGTGCGGGTAAAATTGACGCAAAAAGTGGAGCGTATAGCTTTTTAAGCTTTGAGGCAGCTTGTGCTTTCACATATCAAAAAAATGCTTCCGCCCTCATCACTTTACCCATCCATAAAAAGGCTTGGAATTTGGCAGGAATTTCTTTTAAGGGGCATACGGACGCTTTACGCCACTTTTATCATAAAAATGCCATTATGATGCTGGGCTGTGAGGAACTTTTTGTGGGGCTTTTTAGTGAGCATATACCCTTGAAAGAGGTTTCAAAAAGGATTAAGCTAAAGCCGCTGAGGCAATTTTTGATTGACTTTTCTAAAGAAAGTGGGTTTGATAAAATCGGCGTTTTGGGCTTTAACCCTCACGCAGGGGACTTTGGTGCGATAGGCGGAGAGGAAGAGAAGATTATAGAAAAGGCGATAAAGGGTGCGAATTTATACTTAAAAAAAGAAATTTACCTACCTCAAGTTTTGGTAGCAGATAGTGCTTTTACGCCAAATTCGCTTAAAAACTGCTCTCGTTTGGTGGCGATGTATCACGATGTCGCTCTTGCCCCACTTAAGGCTTTGTATTTTGAAAAAAGTGTCAATGTAAGCTTAAATTTACCCATAATCCGCACGAGCGTAGATCACGGAACGGCTTTTGATAGGGCTTATAAAAATGCGAAAATTAGCACAAAAAGCTATGAAGAAGCGATAAAAATAGCCATAAATTTAGCACAGAAAAAGACGAAATCTTAA
- a CDS encoding HNH endonuclease family protein gives MQIDKTEIKIKELVAGYTRDEESSQVVAYADSSGVARLNIRPKYQREFVYKEAQRNAVIDTILKGFPLNIMYWVKNVDFGAECEYEVLDGQQRTISICEYVKGSFSIQWNDKSQYFHTLSKDLQEKFLDYKLNVYVCQGSESEKLEWFKTINIAGETLTNQELRNAVYASVWLSDAKRRFSKPNGLAVQRGAKYLSGSALRQEFLESAIAWKVDSRKDEKICEYMAKNAKDSKNADELWEYFAKVIDWVEMKFEKYRKEMKGLEWGLFYNTYKDKPLDAKELESKIIELMQDDEVGNKKGVYAYVLSGDEKHLSLRAFSESVKRAVYEKQGGVCANSDGHIKGVKCPHENERLELEQMEADHIIPWSKGGKTEKENCQMLCVECNRAKSDK, from the coding sequence ATGCAAATAGACAAAACAGAAATCAAAATAAAAGAGCTAGTAGCAGGATACACAAGAGATGAGGAGAGTAGCCAAGTAGTCGCCTATGCAGATTCTAGCGGAGTAGCAAGGCTTAATATCCGCCCCAAATATCAAAGGGAGTTTGTGTATAAAGAAGCCCAAAGAAATGCCGTGATAGATACGATACTAAAGGGCTTTCCTTTAAATATAATGTATTGGGTGAAAAATGTGGATTTTGGTGCGGAGTGTGAATATGAAGTGCTAGATGGACAGCAAAGGACTATAAGTATATGCGAGTATGTTAAAGGGAGCTTTTCTATCCAGTGGAATGATAAATCGCAGTATTTTCATACTTTATCCAAAGACTTGCAAGAGAAATTTTTAGACTACAAGCTTAATGTGTATGTGTGTCAGGGGAGTGAGAGCGAGAAGCTAGAGTGGTTTAAGACTATCAATATCGCAGGAGAGACACTAACTAACCAAGAGCTAAGAAATGCAGTATATGCAAGTGTGTGGCTAAGTGATGCAAAGAGGCGATTTTCTAAGCCTAATGGACTAGCGGTGCAAAGGGGAGCTAAGTATCTAAGTGGCAGTGCATTGCGGCAGGAGTTTTTAGAGAGTGCTATTGCTTGGAAAGTGGATTCTAGGAAAGATGAAAAGATTTGTGAGTATATGGCTAAAAATGCCAAAGATTCTAAAAATGCTGATGAGCTGTGGGAGTATTTTGCAAAGGTGATAGACTGGGTGGAGATGAAGTTTGAAAAATATCGCAAAGAGATGAAAGGGCTAGAATGGGGGCTTTTCTATAATACATATAAAGATAAGCCACTAGATGCTAAAGAGCTAGAATCTAAAATTATAGAGCTTATGCAAGATGATGAAGTGGGGAATAAAAAGGGCGTGTATGCGTATGTGCTAAGTGGTGATGAAAAGCATTTAAGTCTAAGGGCGTTTAGCGAGAGTGTAAAAAGGGCGGTGTATGAGAAGCAAGGGGGCGTGTGTGCCAATAGTGATGGGCATATAAAGGGCGTGAAATGTCCGCACGAAAATGAGAGACTAGAGCTAGAGCAAATGGAAGCTGACCATATAATCCCTTGGAGTAAAGGCGGAAAGACAGAAAAGGAAAACTGCCAAATGCTTTGTGTGGAGTGTAATAGGGCAAAGAGCGATAAATAA
- the miaB gene encoding tRNA (N6-isopentenyl adenosine(37)-C2)-methylthiotransferase MiaB, with amino-acid sequence MSAKKLFIQTLGCAMNVRDSEHIIAELTQKENYSLTEDIKEADLILINTCSVREKPVHKLFSEVGGFEKVKKEGAKIGVCGCTASHLGGEIFRRAPYVDFVLGARNISKITEAVKTPKFIGVDLDYDESEFAFSDFRNSPYKSYINISIGCDKHCTYCIVPHTRGDEISIPFELIFNEAKKAVEKGAKEIFLLGQNVNNYGKRFRNAHKKMDFSDLLNALSEIENLKRIRFTSPHPLHMDDKFLQTFSQNEKVCKSMHMPLQSGSSEILKAMKRGYSKEWYLDRALKLRELCKNVSISTDIIVAFPGESEKDFEDTIDVLEKVRFEQLFSFKYSKRPLTKAATMPNQIPEDIASKRLSFLQNRHAEILDTITKKQEGQIFEVLFEELRANNSVAGRTDNNFLVQIEGSEEMLGTMKQVKITNAKRMVLYGEIV; translated from the coding sequence TTGAGTGCTAAAAAGTTATTTATCCAAACTTTAGGCTGTGCGATGAATGTAAGAGATAGTGAGCATATCATCGCTGAACTCACTCAAAAAGAGAATTATAGCCTAACAGAGGATATTAAAGAGGCGGATTTGATACTCATAAATACCTGCTCCGTGCGTGAAAAGCCTGTGCATAAGCTTTTTTCCGAAGTCGGTGGCTTTGAAAAGGTGAAAAAAGAGGGTGCTAAGATAGGCGTTTGTGGCTGCACGGCTTCGCATTTAGGTGGAGAAATTTTCCGCCGTGCGCCTTATGTGGATTTTGTTTTGGGAGCTAGAAATATCTCTAAAATCACTGAGGCTGTTAAAACGCCTAAATTTATAGGGGTGGATTTAGATTATGATGAAAGCGAGTTTGCTTTTAGTGATTTTAGAAATAGTCCTTATAAATCTTACATTAATATCTCCATAGGTTGTGATAAGCACTGCACCTATTGCATAGTTCCGCATACTAGGGGCGATGAAATTTCCATTCCTTTTGAGTTGATTTTTAATGAAGCTAAAAAGGCTGTGGAAAAGGGTGCGAAAGAGATATTTTTGCTGGGGCAAAATGTCAATAATTACGGCAAGAGATTTAGAAACGCGCATAAAAAGATGGATTTTTCCGATTTGCTTAATGCCTTAAGCGAGATAGAAAATTTAAAACGCATCCGTTTTACAAGCCCACATCCTTTACATATGGATGATAAATTTTTACAAACCTTTAGTCAAAATGAAAAGGTTTGTAAGTCTATGCATATGCCTTTGCAAAGTGGCTCAAGCGAAATTTTGAAAGCGATGAAGCGAGGCTATAGCAAAGAGTGGTATTTGGATAGAGCTTTAAAATTAAGAGAACTTTGTAAAAATGTTAGCATATCAACGGATATCATCGTAGCGTTTCCGGGTGAGAGCGAAAAAGATTTTGAAGATACCATAGATGTGCTTGAAAAAGTGCGTTTTGAGCAGCTTTTTTCTTTTAAATACTCCAAACGCCCCCTTACTAAAGCCGCTACAATGCCAAATCAAATTCCAGAAGATATTGCCTCAAAAAGACTAAGTTTTTTACAAAATCGCCACGCAGAAATTTTAGACACTATCACAAAAAAACAAGAGGGGCAAATTTTTGAAGTGCTTTTTGAGGAATTAAGGGCAAATAATAGTGTTGCAGGTAGAACGGATAATAATTTTTTGGTTCAAATCGAGGGTAGCGAGGAAATGCTTGGCACAATGAAACAGGTAAAAATCACAAACGCAAAACGCATGGTGCTTTATGGGGAAATCGTTTAA
- a CDS encoding lysophospholipid acyltransferase family protein, whose product MGKSFKKTLLIKLAFFLQWLIFLTCFKKYLGAKVDDEPYVVLFWHGRLALMPFAFRYFRKKGKRAFVMISHHRDGEFIAKLIHYYGLNVVRGSTFRGASNALRSAFKVLEQKDDIVITPDGPRGPRHSISDGPIIIAQKKGVKIRIANYEASRFWEFKSWDKMLLPKPFSRIVYSLSEPFDISNLEKDEAKAFIKKEFEKVYQRDSFKERI is encoded by the coding sequence ATGGGGAAATCGTTTAAAAAGACACTTTTAATTAAACTTGCTTTTTTTTTGCAATGGCTCATTTTTTTAACTTGTTTTAAAAAATATCTTGGTGCAAAGGTCGATGATGAGCCTTATGTTGTGCTTTTTTGGCACGGACGCCTTGCTTTAATGCCCTTTGCTTTTAGGTATTTTAGAAAGAAAGGTAAGAGGGCTTTTGTGATGATTTCTCATCATAGAGATGGCGAATTTATCGCTAAGTTGATTCATTATTATGGCTTAAATGTGGTAAGAGGTAGCACTTTTAGGGGTGCGAGCAATGCTTTGCGTTCCGCCTTTAAAGTCTTAGAGCAAAAAGACGATATAGTTATAACGCCCGATGGTCCAAGAGGTCCAAGACATAGTATTTCCGATGGTCCTATCATAATAGCCCAAAAGAAAGGCGTTAAAATAAGAATTGCAAACTACGAAGCGAGTCGCTTTTGGGAATTTAAAAGCTGGGATAAAATGCTTTTACCCAAGCCTTTTAGTAGGATTGTTTATAGTTTAAGTGAGCCTTTTGACATTTCAAATTTAGAAAAAGATGAGGCAAAAGCTTTTATCAAAAAGGAATTTGAAAAAGTTTATCAACGCGATAGTTTTAAGGAGCGAATATGA
- a CDS encoding pyridoxine 5'-phosphate synthase yields MLLGFNIDHIAVLREARRVNSPDVLEAAFLSANFCEQITLHIREDRRHTQEDDLENLVKFCKVPINLECSSDETMIKIALKHKPDRVTLVPEKREELTTEGGLNLDNDRLKKSIEALQNENIEVSLFINPTPKDVERSKELGADFIELHTGHFANLYNALFSNISKTPYKVLEMDKKTLELSLKEELAKLEFCAKKGANLNLKVAAGHGLDYKNTKEILFIKEICELNIGQSIVARAVFVGLERALLEMRTLLNEFSR; encoded by the coding sequence ATGTTACTAGGTTTTAATATCGACCATATCGCTGTTTTAAGGGAGGCGAGGAGGGTTAATAGCCCTGATGTTTTAGAGGCTGCGTTTTTGAGTGCGAATTTTTGTGAGCAAATCACCCTCCACATAAGAGAAGACCGCCGTCATACGCAAGAAGATGACCTTGAAAACTTAGTGAAATTTTGTAAAGTTCCCATTAATTTAGAATGCTCTAGCGATGAAACGATGATAAAAATTGCTCTAAAGCATAAGCCAGACCGCGTTACTTTAGTGCCTGAAAAAAGAGAAGAGCTAACGACTGAGGGTGGTTTAAATTTAGATAATGACAGACTTAAAAAAAGCATAGAAGCCTTGCAAAATGAAAATATAGAGGTTTCGCTTTTTATCAACCCTACCCCAAAAGATGTGGAGAGGTCAAAAGAGCTTGGAGCTGACTTTATCGAGCTTCACACAGGACATTTTGCAAATTTATATAATGCACTTTTTAGCAATATTTCCAAAACCCCTTACAAAGTGCTAGAAATGGATAAAAAAACACTAGAATTAAGCCTTAAAGAAGAGTTGGCAAAACTAGAATTTTGTGCTAAAAAGGGGGCAAATTTAAATCTTAAAGTCGCTGCAGGACACGGGCTAGATTATAAAAACACAAAAGAAATTCTTTTCATCAAAGAAATTTGTGAGCTAAACATAGGACAAAGCATAGTTGCAAGGGCTGTTTTTGTAGGGCTTGAAAGGGCTTTGCTTGAAATGAGGACTTTGCTAAATGAATTTAGCCGTTAG
- a CDS encoding DEAD/DEAH box helicase — protein MTKINELQENCVDDILSLFYGEKDEISIKAPTGSGKTHMMAMLMHRLLSEDDSFIFLVSSLSKGDLAEQCYKSFKQNSERTFTNLKPYLISTGNENSKNTEYSIHIDWGHNVYVLPTNQFTSTSRIGKESTLVHFILACERERKKLILIRDESHIATNNLNTLKTHFLKTIHFSATPKNDKFDVELSESEAVEAKLIKEVKFIDNSHDELEIGLTKALRHFKSEIIPIYKKQGIVPAFIIQISNMAKGEEQFQAIVEIIEKQGLGWVSFVSDEKKYDTNNALIKSKNKKMWREKIKEHNYPIEVIIFKMVITEGFDIPRACVLYQVRDTSSKILDEQVIGRVRRNPCLTNFDKLDKQTKELFSKAYIYGMKPQTKGSKKVWLRDEELLKENKIIQEFKVPFKSFKLKKIPMENIDISECMQNTLTHKSIFKAYKELNKCDEVLKDKLKDYITDYKKWFDCINNLEAIKEKCEKVVESYEKDYGEVIKIAEGLRSKNYAFMDKTGIFYPFEDCIWTDNKDNEFFYDSEAELEWFKILNNLKRKCAKFVFIDDREIYLFGKNYPYQSNAKFDYYHGSIHTSYPDFIFKDKKDTIHIFEVKSINSKKGGSAEFDKQRYEGKIKQLKKAYLFASKEIEYVFYLPIKQGESWDIYSYENGVEKNMNKAQFEDYLKARNKDS, from the coding sequence ATGACTAAAATTAATGAACTTCAAGAAAATTGCGTAGATGATATACTTTCTTTATTTTACGGCGAAAAAGATGAGATAAGCATAAAAGCACCCACAGGAAGTGGCAAAACGCATATGATGGCTATGCTTATGCATAGGCTTTTGAGCGAAGATGATAGTTTTATTTTTCTTGTTTCAAGCCTTTCTAAGGGGGATTTAGCCGAGCAGTGTTATAAAAGCTTTAAGCAAAATAGTGAGCGAACTTTTACAAATTTAAAGCCTTATTTAATCTCAACAGGCAATGAAAATAGCAAAAATACAGAATATAGCATCCATATAGACTGGGGGCATAATGTCTATGTTTTACCAACAAATCAATTTACAAGCACTTCACGCATAGGCAAGGAAAGCACTTTGGTGCATTTTATTTTAGCGTGTGAAAGAGAGAGAAAAAAGCTCATCTTAATAAGAGATGAGAGCCATATCGCTACAAATAATCTAAACACCCTTAAAACGCACTTTTTAAAAACTATCCATTTTTCAGCTACTCCAAAAAATGATAAATTTGATGTGGAATTAAGCGAAAGCGAAGCGGTTGAGGCAAAACTAATCAAAGAAGTTAAATTTATAGATAATAGCCACGATGAGCTTGAAATAGGACTGACAAAAGCCTTGAGGCATTTTAAAAGTGAAATTATACCCATTTATAAAAAGCAAGGCATCGTCCCTGCTTTTATCATTCAAATCTCAAATATGGCTAAGGGCGAAGAGCAATTTCAAGCTATCGTAGAAATCATAGAAAAACAAGGACTTGGGTGGGTAAGCTTTGTCAGTGATGAGAAAAAATACGACACAAATAACGCCTTAATTAAAAGTAAAAATAAAAAAATGTGGCGAGAAAAGATTAAGGAGCATAACTATCCCATTGAAGTGATTATCTTTAAAATGGTGATTACTGAGGGCTTTGATATACCTAGAGCTTGTGTTTTATACCAAGTAAGAGACACGAGCTCAAAAATTCTTGATGAGCAAGTGATAGGAAGAGTAAGAAGAAATCCTTGTCTAACAAATTTTGATAAACTTGATAAGCAGACAAAAGAGCTTTTTAGCAAGGCTTACATTTATGGAATGAAGCCTCAAACTAAGGGTAGTAAAAAAGTATGGTTAAGAGATGAAGAGCTTTTGAAAGAAAATAAAATCATACAGGAATTTAAAGTCCCCTTTAAATCCTTTAAACTTAAAAAAATACCTATGGAAAACATTGATATTAGCGAATGTATGCAAAACACCTTGACGCATAAAAGCATTTTTAAAGCCTATAAAGAACTAAATAAGTGCGATGAAGTGCTAAAAGATAAGCTAAAAGACTATATAACGGATTATAAAAAGTGGTTTGATTGTATCAATAACTTAGAAGCGATAAAAGAAAAATGCGAAAAAGTCGTTGAAAGCTATGAAAAAGACTATGGCGAGGTAATAAAAATTGCCGAGGGTTTAAGAAGCAAGAATTATGCCTTTATGGATAAAACAGGTATATTTTATCCTTTTGAAGACTGCATTTGGACGGATAATAAGGATAATGAATTTTTTTATGATAGTGAGGCTGAGCTTGAGTGGTTTAAAATCCTTAATAACTTAAAGCGAAAATGTGCTAAATTCGTTTTCATAGACGATAGAGAAATTTATTTATTTGGTAAAAACTACCCTTATCAATCAAACGCGAAATTTGACTATTATCACGGCTCTATACACACTAGCTATCCTGATTTTATCTTTAAGGATAAAAAAGATACCATTCACATTTTTGAAGTCAAAAGCATAAATAGCAAAAAAGGTGGCAGCGCAGAATTTGACAAGCAAAGATATGAAGGGAAAATAAAGCAACTCAAAAAAGCCTACCTCTTTGCAAGCAAAGAAATAGAATATGTGTTTTATTTACCCATCAAGCAAGGTGAGAGTTGGGACATTTATAGCTATGAAAACGGAGTGGAAAAAAATATGAATAAAGCGCAATTTGAAGACTACCTAAAGGCTAGAAATAAAGATAGCTAA
- a CDS encoding adenine-specific methyltransferase EcoRI family protein: MPNAPTARSGSYSLSLSASKSQSQETLKAFENNKHKLFENFRAELESDPKDLQATQNKSTKSPKQPSLFPLDEDKGLNNAGDFRSKDCIELLKLADIVVTNPPFSLFREYVAQLVEYDKKFLIIGNKNAITYKETFSLIKENKIWLGITSANVFLKPNENRTGFILTKQVNGLTRWFSNLTHKKRTEILETIASYKKNPEQYPKYDNYDAINVDKTIEIPLDYDGVMGVPITFLDKHNPKQFEIVGIDRYVADNPNYGKRFSINGREIYARILIRKIAEVAELRKLEFEKM, translated from the coding sequence ATCCCAAATGCACCCACTGCGAGAAGTGGAAGCTACTCTCTCTCTCTCTCTGCTAGCAAATCGCAATCCCAAGAAACGCTAAAAGCCTTTGAAAACAACAAACACAAGCTTTTTGAAAACTTTAGAGCCGAGCTAGAATCTGACCCCAAAGATTTACAAGCTACACAAAACAAAAGCACGAAATCCCCCAAACAGCCTAGCCTTTTCCCACTTGATGAAGATAAGGGACTAAATAATGCAGGGGATTTTAGAAGCAAAGACTGCATAGAGCTGCTTAAACTAGCCGATATTGTGGTAACAAATCCGCCTTTTTCACTCTTCCGTGAGTATGTCGCACAATTGGTGGAGTATGATAAGAAGTTTTTGATAATAGGGAATAAAAATGCCATTACTTATAAAGAGACTTTTTCTTTAATCAAAGAAAACAAAATATGGCTAGGGATAACTTCCGCAAATGTCTTTTTAAAGCCTAATGAAAATCGCACAGGCTTTATACTTACCAAGCAAGTAAATGGGCTTACAAGGTGGTTTTCAAATTTAACGCATAAAAAACGCACGGAGATTTTAGAAACTATCGCTAGTTACAAAAAGAATCCAGAGCAATACCCAAAGTATGATAATTATGACGCTATCAATGTGGATAAAACCATTGAGATTCCGCTAGATTATGATGGGGTTATGGGCGTGCCGATAACTTTCTTAGATAAACACAATCCTAAGCAGTTTGAGATAGTGGGCATTGATAGATATGTGGCAGACAACCCAAATTATGGTAAGAGATTTAGCATTAACGGCAGAGAGATTTACGCCAGAATCCTAATCCGCAAAATCGCTGAAGTAGCTGAGCTAAGAAAACTTGAATTTGAAAAAATGTAA